Proteins from a single region of Gordonia hongkongensis:
- a CDS encoding helix-turn-helix transcriptional regulator produces the protein MATPKVERLLNLVICLLWTRQYVTADYIRRNVAGYSDDGQSDEAFNRMFERDKNELRDLGIPLVTGRSPMAAGAEGYRIDRDSYELPEISLESDEAAAIAMAAALWDTPEVSTLSQTAILKLRAAGLDVRSEDDLGITSGGSSRSLGSEEVIAGLLAAVQDRRAVEFQHRSSAAAAPTTRRVEPWGVVSHRGRWYVVGHDRDRDATRTFRLSRITAVAAVGAADAVVVPAGTDLQQIVSAAVDSAAGSDGRTARIWVAADRAFGLRRAATTTEPADFDGEPGDIVTLDVHSLTAVARMVLGVGPDAVVLDPPELRELVIASLDRLMGVNV, from the coding sequence GTGGCAACCCCCAAAGTCGAGCGTCTGCTCAACCTCGTGATCTGCCTGCTGTGGACGCGGCAGTACGTCACCGCCGACTACATCCGCCGCAACGTCGCGGGCTATTCGGACGACGGGCAGTCCGACGAGGCGTTCAACCGGATGTTCGAGCGGGACAAGAACGAGCTACGAGATCTCGGGATCCCGCTCGTGACCGGCCGGTCGCCGATGGCGGCCGGCGCCGAGGGATATCGCATCGACCGCGACTCCTACGAGTTGCCGGAGATCTCGCTGGAGTCCGACGAGGCCGCGGCGATCGCCATGGCCGCCGCGCTGTGGGACACCCCCGAGGTCTCGACGCTGTCGCAGACGGCGATCCTCAAGCTCCGGGCCGCCGGGCTCGATGTCCGCTCCGAGGACGATCTGGGGATCACCTCGGGCGGGTCGTCGCGATCGCTCGGTTCCGAAGAGGTCATCGCCGGCCTGCTCGCCGCGGTCCAGGACCGCCGTGCCGTCGAGTTCCAGCATCGATCGTCTGCCGCGGCCGCCCCGACCACCCGACGCGTCGAACCGTGGGGGGTCGTGTCGCATCGGGGCCGCTGGTACGTCGTCGGCCACGATCGCGACCGCGACGCCACCCGGACCTTCCGGCTGTCGCGGATCACGGCGGTCGCCGCGGTCGGTGCCGCCGACGCGGTCGTGGTCCCGGCCGGCACCGATCTCCAGCAGATCGTCTCCGCGGCGGTCGATTCCGCTGCCGGTTCGGACGGACGGACCGCGCGGATCTGGGTCGCGGCCGACCGCGCATTCGGCCTCCGCCGGGCCGCGACGACGACCGAACCCGCCGACTTCGACGGCGAACCCGGCGACATCGTGACCCTCGACGTCCACTCGCTGACGGCGGTGGCACGGATGGTGCTGGGTGTGGGCCCAGATGCGGTCGTCCTCGACCCACCCGAGCTGCGCGAGCTCGTCATCGCGAGCCTCGACCGTCTGATGGGGGTGAACGTCTGA
- a CDS encoding helix-turn-helix transcriptional regulator: MAAAAPSRLNRLLAMVPYFQARRGISVAQAADELGVTQAQLTKDLELLFVCGLPGYYPDDLIELEFSEGYVTVGFTAGMDRPLRLTTVEASTLLVALRALVETPGVVDVAAARRAIAKIEQAVGATVPGLAGASDTPAGPSGENPTYTTIREATKKARALRLRYYSAGRDSVTDRVVDPIRLQVMDQHTYLEAWCRMAEGVRLFRFDRVDTATALDEPSRPPAEAAASNQSVLVAEDPDLPAVEIEIDADHLWILDYYPLEPLETVEDRPDPGLPVRARLVYGSPEWLTRFLLGFAGAVRVVDDPAVAAAVADTAAAARGRYR, from the coding sequence ATGGCCGCGGCAGCGCCGTCGAGACTCAACCGGCTGCTGGCGATGGTCCCGTACTTCCAGGCGCGGCGGGGCATTTCGGTTGCTCAGGCCGCCGACGAACTCGGGGTCACGCAAGCGCAGCTCACGAAGGACCTCGAGCTGCTCTTCGTCTGCGGGCTTCCGGGCTATTACCCCGACGACCTGATCGAGCTCGAGTTCAGCGAGGGTTACGTCACGGTCGGGTTCACCGCGGGCATGGACCGGCCACTGCGGCTGACGACCGTGGAGGCGAGTACGCTCCTCGTCGCACTGCGGGCGCTGGTCGAGACCCCGGGCGTCGTCGACGTCGCGGCGGCCAGGCGGGCGATCGCCAAGATCGAGCAGGCGGTGGGTGCGACGGTGCCGGGGCTCGCAGGCGCGTCCGACACACCCGCCGGCCCGTCGGGGGAGAACCCCACGTACACGACGATCCGGGAGGCCACCAAGAAAGCGCGGGCATTGCGGCTGCGCTACTACTCGGCCGGACGCGACAGCGTCACCGACCGCGTGGTCGACCCCATCCGCCTGCAGGTCATGGACCAGCACACCTATCTCGAGGCCTGGTGCCGGATGGCCGAAGGCGTGCGGTTGTTCCGGTTCGACCGCGTCGACACCGCGACCGCCCTCGACGAGCCGAGTCGTCCGCCGGCCGAGGCGGCGGCGTCGAATCAGTCGGTGCTCGTCGCCGAGGACCCCGACCTCCCGGCCGTCGAGATCGAGATCGACGCCGATCACCTGTGGATTCTCGATTACTACCCGCTCGAACCCCTCGAGACCGTCGAGGACCGGCCCGATCCAGGTCTCCCCGTCCGCGCCCGGTTGGTCTACGGCTCGCCGGAATGGCTCACCCGATTCCTGCTCGGATTCGCCGGCGCCGTGCGGGTCGTCGATGACCCGGCGGTCGCCGCCGCGGTCGCCGACACCGCGGCGGCCGCCCGCGGACGTTATCGCTGA
- the tatA gene encoding Sec-independent protein translocase subunit TatA — protein sequence MGFTSWWHWAIVAIVLLILFGSKKLPDAARGLGQSLRIFKSEVKEMQKDDDKDAPATTDAAANDPARRELPVGDSTQPATQRDADAKKSA from the coding sequence ATGGGCTTCACGTCATGGTGGCACTGGGCGATCGTCGCCATCGTGCTGCTGATCCTGTTCGGCTCGAAGAAGCTGCCGGACGCCGCCCGTGGTCTGGGACAGTCGCTGCGCATCTTCAAGAGCGAGGTCAAGGAGATGCAGAAGGACGACGACAAGGACGCGCCGGCCACCACCGACGCGGCAGCGAACGATCCGGCACGACGCGAGCTGCCCGTGGGTGACTCGACCCAGCCGGCCACGCAGCGCGACGCCGACGCCAAGAAATCGGCTTAG